The following nucleotide sequence is from Nitrospira sp..
CTCTCCTTACCCAACGTTGCGCGGCGCGGGCCGACGGTCGGATGAGTAGCCTCGTGGTGTCGGGCCGAGACTCGTTGCCGCAGGAACCGGGCGGGTGGCTGTTCAGTCCATTGGCCCTCATGATCCAGGAGCCTGCGGCGCAGGACCGTGGCACGGGGCCTGCAATGGACGACGTGGCATCGCACAAGCTCCTCGATGGCCTCATTCGAGCCAGAGGCTGTCAGTCATGACAGAGATAGGGACATGAGTTGCCGTTCCACACCTTTCATACGACGGTCCGGAGGATGGGCCTTCTCATGAGCCTCTGCCTGATCCAGGACGATGCCTTGGCACAAGGTGTGCCGCCCCTGCCGCCGGTCTTCGACCCCAGCGGCCGGTCCGGCCTACCGCCGGCTCCCCTGAAGGAGGAGTTTCAACCTTCAGAGCGACTTCCTCCCAGCTCGATCCTTCCGCAGATCCCACTCGCGCCTCAGCAGCCGCTCGTGCCTCCATCTGGCGCGCTTCGGCTGTTCGTGCATGATATCCATGTGACCGGCAGCACCGTCTTCTCGGACGCGGAACTGGCTGACGTCACCGCCCCCTATCGCAATCGTGAACTCACCAGCGACGACCTCGAGCGCGTACGCCTTGCCCTCACGCTCCTCTACGTCAACCGAGGATACCTGACCTCGGGTGCCGTCATCCCGGATCAAGACGTGTCGTTCGGGGTCATCGTGATTCAGATCGTGGAAGGCACCCTGTCCCGCATCCAGGTGGAGGGAAACCGTTGGTTTCGCAGCGCCTATCTGCGCAACCGGGTGGCACGCGGCGTCTCGACGCCTGTCAGTATTCACCCGCTGCAGGAGCGGATCCAACTGCTCCAGCAGGATCCGCGAATCGAGCGGATCAACGCGGAGCTGCAACCGGGAGATCGGCGAGGAGAGAGCGTGCTGAACGTGCGGGTTCAAGAGGCGAATCCCTTCAAGGCATGGCTCGACTTCAATAATTACCAGACACCGGTGGTTGGGGCCGAGCGAGGCCTTGCCACCGTCGCGCATCAGAACGTGACCGGCCACGGCGACCAGCTCACGTTCACCTACGGTCGGTCGCGCGGCGTCAATCCCATTATCGATGCCTCTTACAATCTCCCGCTCACCGCCTCGGACACGACCTTCACCGCCTACTACCGGCGCAACGCCTTCCTGGTGGTCGAGAATCCGTTTCGAGCCCTGGATCTCAACGTCGACTCGGAAATCATCGGCATGACCCTTCGGCAGCCGATCTACCGCACCGTGACCGACGAAGTCGCCCTGTCTCTGACGGGCGAACACCTGTATCTCAAGACCACCTCGGCCTTCGACGTGCCGGGCCTGCCGTCGCTGTTTATCCCCGGTTCCTCGACCACCGGCGTGGCCACCGTCAACGCACTTCGCATCGGTCAGGAGTACACCCATCGCACGTCCTCGTTCGTATTTGCGGCCCTCTCCCGGTTCAGCATCGGCCTGAACGTCCTAGGCAGCACCATCAACAGCGCCCCGCTTCCCGACAGTCGATTCGTGTCCTGGCTGGGGCAAGCACAAGCCATGCAACGCTGGGACGACTGGGGCGGCCTGCAGCTGATCGGCCGCGTGGCGGCGCAGATCGCCGACGACCGACTCTTCCCACTGGAGCAGATGCCCGTCGGCGGCCGCTTCAGCGTCCGAGGATACCGTGAAAACAGCCTCGTGCGGGACAATGCCGTGCTGGCGTCTATCGAGCCACGTATCCCGCTCGTGCGGTTCGCTTCGGGAGAAGATCGCGTGCAACTTGCCCCGTTCGTCGACATCGGCCATGCCTGGAACGCCAAGGGAGCCACACCTGATGTAAGGACCTTGGCCAGTATCGGCGCGGGAATCCGCTGGATGATTCTGCCCCAAGAACGCGCCCGGTTCGAGGTCTATTGGGGCCAGCAGTTGAACCACCTCCGTAGCGGAGAAGGCAATCTCCAAGACCACGGCATCCATCTTCAACTCGTGTGGCAGGTGCTGTAAATGTGGAGGATTCGTCTCTGCGGCATGCTGCTGTGCTCCGCCCTATATGCACTCGCGTCGGCAGGCCAGCTTCCCGGCGATGCCCTCTTGGAGCGCGGACGTTCCGCCGCCCGGCAGGGGGCGCTGGAGGAGGCGCTCGTCGCGTGGAAAGAGGCCGCGCAGGAGTACGCACAGATCGACCACCGACAGGGACAGATCCAAGCACTCCTGCATGCCGCCGCTGTCGCCCGCACGTTGGGACACCTCAATCAATCCTTCCTCCACCTGGAGTTGGCGCTGCAACTTGCCCATCGAACCGGAGAACAGCAGTGGGTGACGCTCGCCCTCTCCGAACTCGGCAAAACCGCCCTCGTCAACCGGCAGTTTGAGCAGGCAACGGAGTACGTGACGGGCGCACTGGCGATGGCGCAGACACAACGCCATACCGTCCTGACCGCCTCGCTCCATAACGAGCTCGGTCTCGTCCGAGTCCTGCAGGGACAACTCCAAGACGCGCTCGCCTCATTTCACGAGAGCGCCGCCCTGGCTGAAGCGGCAGGGTTCTCCGCGCTTCGTATCCGCGCCCTGATCAATGGTGCGGGGGCCGCCATCCGCCTCCGGCAATTCGACGAGGGGGAGGCTGCGCTGAACGCAACGGATGCCCTGCTTTCTGGGAGCCCGGTCTCTTACGAGAAGGCCGAGGCCCTCATCAATCTCGCGTTAGGCTATCGCCATTTGGCTTTGAGCCATCCCACGGCCCGCGACAGGGCCCTCTCCCGATCGGCAACCCTCCTCCAGCAGGCCGCGAACCTCACCCCCCTGCCTGAGTTCGACCGGATCGCCTCCTATGCCTACGGCTATCTCGGCCAACTCTACGAAACCGACCATCGCCTGGAGGAAGCGCTCAGCCTGACCCGCAGAGCCATCTTCGCCGCTCAAGCCGCGCGTGCGCCGGAATCACTCTATCGCTGGCAATGGCAGAGCGGACGTCTCTTGACCAGGCTGGGCCAGTTGGACGACGCCCTTTCGGCCTATCATGCGGCGGCCGCCACCGTGCAACCGATCCGGCTCGAGATCGCCGCCGGCCCGGTTGCCGCTCCGGACCCGGACCAGCCTTCTCTCCGCACGCTGTATTTTGAGTTGGCCGACGTGCTGCTGAAACGCGCCGCCCTGTCGGACGACGACCGAACGGCGGAGCCGTATGTGCGGGCGGCGCGCGACGCGATCGAAGCCTACAAGGCCGCCGAACTGCGCGACTACTTCCGGGATGATTGTGTAGACCGGGTGCAATCTCGCATCACGGAACTCGACCGATTGTCCCCATCGACCGCCATCATCTACCCGATTGTCTTCGGCGATCGCACGGAACTCGTGGTAAGCGACCAGGACGGCCTCCGTCGTCTCGCCGTGCCGGTCACGGCCTCCGCCCTGACCGAGGAGGTACGGCGCTTCAGACATCGTCTTGAAAAGCGAACCACCAGAGAGTACCTCCCCCATGCCCAGCGGCTCTACGACTGGCTCCTCCGTCCGCTTACGGAGCGCCTAGACACCCTCCACGTGGACACGTTGGTGTTTGTCCTCGACGGCCCCCTGCGGACGATTCCGATGGCGGCGCTCCATGACGGCGAACGGTTCCTCATCTCGCGCTACGCGGTCGCCGTCACGCCGAGTGTCAACTTGACCGATCCGCGGCCGATCGATCGGACGAGAGCCCAGCTGCTGTCCAGCGGCTTGACCAAGGCCGTTCAGGGGTACCCTCCGCTGCCGCACGTCGCCGAAGAGGTCGCCTACATCCATTCGCTGTTCAAGGGAGAGCAGCTCCTCGACAAGAGCTTCATAGCGCCGCGCATCGAAACGGAGTTGCAGGACGGCCGATACGGGATCCTCCACATCGCCACCCATGGACGGTTTGCCACCGACATCACCCAGTCCTTCCTGGTGACGTTCGACGGGAAACTCACCATGTCGCAGTTGGAGCGGCTGGTCGGGCTCTTTCGTTTCAGGGAAGACCCCTTGGAGTTGCTGACGCTGAGCGCCTGCCAAACAGGCGTCGGCGACGAGCAGGCCGCGCTCGGACTGGCCGGGATCGCGATCAAGGCAGGGGCGAGAAGCGCCTTGGCGACGCTCTGGTTCATCAACGACGATGCATCGAAAGAACTGGTGTCGGAATTTTACCGACAGCTGCATGACACGGCTCTCTCCAAGGCGCAGGCCTTGCAACGTGCCCAGCTCAAACTGTTGGACGACCGCGTCTACGGCCATCCCGCCTATTGGGCGGCGTTTCTCTTGCTGAACAATTGGCTCTAGCGTGACCCGACTCTGCGACGCCATGCCTCTGAGCATTTCGAGGACCAAGCCTGCGAGGATGAGTCTCCTGCTGATGGCGGCTCTCTGGCTACTCTGCGTCGGCGTGCCGGGGGGCGGGGCGGAGACGGATGTCCCGGTCTACCAGGCTCCCCAGATCCTGGCACCGCGGGCTCGCCTTGGGGGGAGCTTGCGAGGCGGAGAGGGTGACGACCCGGCGATTGTGGCTCTGGTTCCCGACCATGTGGGGATGACGATCAAACAACGTCCGGCCTTCAATTGGTTCCTCTCGAAACACACGACGCTGCCGATCCGATTCACCCTGATCGATGAGCGTTCGGTGCACGCGCTGGTCGAACATACCCTCCCGCCGCCCGACCAAGCCGGCGTCCATGCCGTGCGACTCGACGAATTGCAGTTCTCGCTGCAGCCCAACGTCCAGTACCGTTGGTACATTTCGATTATCAAGGATGCCGCTTCGCCGTCGCACGATCTCGTGACCGGCGGCATGGTCGAACGATGCGATTTCAGCGAATGTTCGGTCTTGGGCGCCAGCACCGCCTGCACGCGTGACGCGGTGCTGACGAGCGCCGCCCGGGGCTTTTGGTATGACGCCATGGCCTGTCTCTGTGACCTGATCGAAGCCAATCCTTCCGACAGCGCCTTACGCAGGGATCGCGCCGCCCTGTTGAAGCAGGTGGGGTTGCGGGATGTCGCCGAATGGGACCTGGCACAATCCCACGCACGCCGCCCGGAACGCGACAGCTCCGCCATCCCGCTCGTCCGCTGACCTGGTACCCCCTTGACCGGAAGCAACTCAGGCCCCGCCATTCAAAGTGGCACGGCTGTTGCTGTTTTCTCCTGCAGCGGCCCCTTCCCTCATTGTGAGGGAACAACCCGTCACCTCGATCGAGAAAGGAGTCTGCCATGGAACTCGTAATGGGCGGTCTCTTGATGGGAACGAGCGGGATGTTGGTTCTCTTGGTCATTGCCGCATGGAAAGACATGGTCTCACGGTCATGACGGACAGGACCCTGGACGAAGGCGGCGGATACGCTCGCGGAACCGAGGAATAAGATTATGAACCAATTCGTATACCTGCGGTCGCACAAGCGGCAACGAATGACCGTGAGTTTGCCGACGGACCTCCTGGAACGCGTGCGTGATGCCGCCTATTGGACACCGGGCAGCACCATGGCCGGTCTGATCTCATCGGCGCTGGAAGATCTCTTGAAGAACTTGGAATCGCAGAACGGTCGCCCCTTCTCCCCTCGCCTCCAAGAGCTGAAACCGGGCCGCCCTCGCGTCGCCAAGACAGCGCTCCCCGCTGTATCGGAAGACATACATCCTGTATCCAACCAGATACGCGCCTGACGCCCTCGGCTTTCCACTCTAGTCTTCCATCGGGCACCTCGCCGGCAATCGCCGGTATTTCGGCGTAATCCCTGCCTCCGACACAACATTCTCGACAGCCGCCAAGCATGCCTTTTGCGAGTGGCTTGATGGAATCGCCGGTACGTTCATAGGCACCGCCACACGTCATAA
It contains:
- a CDS encoding ShlB/FhaC/HecB family hemolysin secretion/activation protein → MSLCLIQDDALAQGVPPLPPVFDPSGRSGLPPAPLKEEFQPSERLPPSSILPQIPLAPQQPLVPPSGALRLFVHDIHVTGSTVFSDAELADVTAPYRNRELTSDDLERVRLALTLLYVNRGYLTSGAVIPDQDVSFGVIVIQIVEGTLSRIQVEGNRWFRSAYLRNRVARGVSTPVSIHPLQERIQLLQQDPRIERINAELQPGDRRGESVLNVRVQEANPFKAWLDFNNYQTPVVGAERGLATVAHQNVTGHGDQLTFTYGRSRGVNPIIDASYNLPLTASDTTFTAYYRRNAFLVVENPFRALDLNVDSEIIGMTLRQPIYRTVTDEVALSLTGEHLYLKTTSAFDVPGLPSLFIPGSSTTGVATVNALRIGQEYTHRTSSFVFAALSRFSIGLNVLGSTINSAPLPDSRFVSWLGQAQAMQRWDDWGGLQLIGRVAAQIADDRLFPLEQMPVGGRFSVRGYRENSLVRDNAVLASIEPRIPLVRFASGEDRVQLAPFVDIGHAWNAKGATPDVRTLASIGAGIRWMILPQERARFEVYWGQQLNHLRSGEGNLQDHGIHLQLVWQVL
- a CDS encoding DUF928 domain-containing protein, whose protein sequence is MSLLLMAALWLLCVGVPGGGAETDVPVYQAPQILAPRARLGGSLRGGEGDDPAIVALVPDHVGMTIKQRPAFNWFLSKHTTLPIRFTLIDERSVHALVEHTLPPPDQAGVHAVRLDELQFSLQPNVQYRWYISIIKDAASPSHDLVTGGMVERCDFSECSVLGASTACTRDAVLTSAARGFWYDAMACLCDLIEANPSDSALRRDRAALLKQVGLRDVAEWDLAQSHARRPERDSSAIPLVR
- a CDS encoding CHAT domain-containing protein; this translates as MWRIRLCGMLLCSALYALASAGQLPGDALLERGRSAARQGALEEALVAWKEAAQEYAQIDHRQGQIQALLHAAAVARTLGHLNQSFLHLELALQLAHRTGEQQWVTLALSELGKTALVNRQFEQATEYVTGALAMAQTQRHTVLTASLHNELGLVRVLQGQLQDALASFHESAALAEAAGFSALRIRALINGAGAAIRLRQFDEGEAALNATDALLSGSPVSYEKAEALINLALGYRHLALSHPTARDRALSRSATLLQQAANLTPLPEFDRIASYAYGYLGQLYETDHRLEEALSLTRRAIFAAQAARAPESLYRWQWQSGRLLTRLGQLDDALSAYHAAAATVQPIRLEIAAGPVAAPDPDQPSLRTLYFELADVLLKRAALSDDDRTAEPYVRAARDAIEAYKAAELRDYFRDDCVDRVQSRITELDRLSPSTAIIYPIVFGDRTELVVSDQDGLRRLAVPVTASALTEEVRRFRHRLEKRTTREYLPHAQRLYDWLLRPLTERLDTLHVDTLVFVLDGPLRTIPMAALHDGERFLISRYAVAVTPSVNLTDPRPIDRTRAQLLSSGLTKAVQGYPPLPHVAEEVAYIHSLFKGEQLLDKSFIAPRIETELQDGRYGILHIATHGRFATDITQSFLVTFDGKLTMSQLERLVGLFRFREDPLELLTLSACQTGVGDEQAALGLAGIAIKAGARSALATLWFINDDASKELVSEFYRQLHDTALSKAQALQRAQLKLLDDRVYGHPAYWAAFLLLNNWL